The Halocalculus aciditolerans genome includes a window with the following:
- a CDS encoding PglZ domain-containing protein has product MGDLADSIITELRQKFDRHPVWVWYDAQEKYKGVLDEVEAALDDVTLARYDGSYFELKRRLHEEDPNYEKNWLFYIPESRNDAEWFRDIHALGRQYRVGQDIDDTPVTQFLVEHDEEIPDAYEDWGQNREVQRLAFFCVLFDTAGPATDEWVRTYLSNPEEYRETIEDNAMADAWDAQLREEYGVTAGLDPKELATQLLFGEVASRAPTSRYDELAADDTRAAAAFCDEWQQYAPAEFTRYAQRIAEDYDLAKAVIDSDRIHWDATAFKGIDMGLIRLVMQRLADETYADLPDIAADLQQTVTERQDSFWSNEDLVDWSVPVLAVETLQRIGTIDADEAKTLSSSELAQKYTSDNGWWQVDAAYRQYINATQKATFPYPNETTVKQRVTQHYMSFLQGVNRPLADILSDDPTLGTPQTSFYDEFADLEDGTAIIICDGLRYELAETIKQNLGRRTDFEQDLSAVSAALPSITEVGMAAHLPGELGLSLEDDDLVVTSDGEEMAGKADRVERLSAAGFEVVDMDEVSSISLEDLTENDPVPRVVYSGTIDKLGENLDDDAAFSQVASHVDDVERTVQRLKQAGYTRFVITSDHGFLYTDRLSDDLKVESPDLASVVKRRFAAAASDAPLVDTDEFIELDSDALADLGINAPELKLLFPRSVACFKAQGGNMQYFHGGISLQELLVPCLTVTTGEIEESASISYDVSIPDPITNSIISVEIEAKSGQVAFDPAPILEIRANIDDEPVADSVTMEVSPGTNSERVRLKQGAISGENSVQFEVIDTDTRETITRKTVELDLLFGDDDMGFDV; this is encoded by the coding sequence ATGGGAGATCTCGCGGACAGCATTATCACTGAACTCCGGCAGAAGTTCGACCGACACCCGGTCTGGGTGTGGTACGACGCCCAGGAGAAGTACAAGGGCGTCCTCGACGAGGTCGAAGCCGCGCTCGACGACGTCACGCTCGCACGCTACGACGGCAGCTACTTCGAACTGAAGCGCCGTCTCCACGAGGAGGATCCGAACTACGAGAAGAACTGGCTGTTCTACATCCCCGAGTCCCGTAACGACGCCGAGTGGTTCCGCGATATCCACGCACTGGGACGACAGTACCGTGTCGGTCAGGACATCGACGACACGCCCGTGACGCAGTTCCTCGTCGAGCACGACGAGGAGATCCCCGACGCGTACGAGGACTGGGGACAGAACCGCGAGGTGCAGCGCCTGGCATTCTTCTGCGTTCTCTTCGACACCGCTGGCCCGGCGACCGACGAGTGGGTTCGAACCTACCTCTCGAACCCGGAAGAGTACCGTGAGACAATCGAGGACAACGCGATGGCCGACGCCTGGGACGCCCAACTCCGAGAGGAATACGGTGTCACCGCGGGACTCGATCCGAAGGAGCTGGCAACTCAGCTCCTCTTCGGCGAGGTTGCCAGCCGAGCACCGACGTCCCGGTACGACGAACTCGCGGCTGACGACACTCGTGCTGCTGCGGCGTTCTGCGACGAGTGGCAGCAGTACGCTCCTGCCGAGTTCACGCGCTACGCACAGCGGATCGCGGAGGACTACGACCTTGCGAAGGCGGTCATCGACTCCGACCGGATTCACTGGGACGCGACGGCGTTCAAGGGCATCGACATGGGCCTCATTCGGCTCGTGATGCAACGACTCGCCGACGAGACCTACGCCGATCTCCCCGACATCGCGGCAGACCTCCAGCAGACAGTCACTGAGCGTCAGGACAGCTTCTGGAGCAACGAGGACCTCGTCGATTGGTCGGTCCCAGTCTTGGCGGTCGAAACCCTCCAGCGAATCGGAACCATCGACGCCGACGAAGCCAAGACGCTCTCCTCCTCGGAACTCGCCCAGAAGTACACGAGTGACAACGGGTGGTGGCAAGTCGATGCGGCGTATCGGCAGTACATCAACGCCACGCAGAAAGCCACGTTCCCCTATCCGAACGAAACCACGGTGAAACAGCGGGTCACCCAACACTACATGTCCTTCCTCCAGGGGGTGAACCGGCCGCTTGCGGACATCCTGAGTGATGATCCGACGCTCGGGACACCCCAGACCTCGTTCTACGATGAGTTCGCGGATCTTGAGGACGGAACCGCGATCATCATCTGTGACGGGCTTCGCTACGAACTCGCCGAGACGATCAAACAGAACCTCGGACGACGGACTGACTTCGAGCAAGATCTGAGCGCAGTCAGCGCGGCACTGCCCTCGATCACCGAGGTCGGGATGGCCGCACACCTCCCCGGGGAACTCGGCCTCTCACTCGAAGATGATGACCTCGTCGTGACCAGCGACGGTGAAGAGATGGCCGGGAAAGCAGACCGCGTCGAACGACTCAGCGCCGCTGGCTTCGAAGTGGTGGATATGGACGAGGTGAGCAGCATCTCGTTAGAGGACTTAACTGAGAACGACCCCGTCCCGCGAGTCGTCTACTCCGGAACGATAGACAAACTTGGCGAGAACCTCGACGACGACGCGGCCTTCAGCCAGGTTGCTTCCCACGTCGACGACGTCGAACGGACAGTCCAGCGGCTGAAGCAGGCCGGGTACACTCGGTTCGTCATCACGAGCGACCACGGGTTCCTCTACACGGATCGGTTGTCCGACGACCTCAAAGTCGAATCTCCCGACCTCGCTTCGGTCGTCAAACGTCGGTTCGCAGCCGCCGCCAGTGATGCTCCACTCGTCGATACGGACGAATTCATCGAACTTGATTCCGATGCGCTGGCCGATCTCGGTATCAACGCCCCAGAACTCAAGTTGCTCTTCCCACGCAGTGTCGCCTGCTTCAAGGCCCAGGGAGGGAATATGCAGTACTTCCACGGCGGGATTTCACTCCAAGAACTCCTCGTCCCGTGTCTCACGGTGACCACTGGCGAGATAGAAGAAAGCGCGTCGATCAGTTACGACGTCTCGATCCCAGACCCGATCACGAACTCGATAATCTCTGTCGAGATCGAAGCCAAGAGCGGACAGGTGGCGTTCGACCCAGCGCCGATACTGGAAATCCGCGCGAACATCGACGATGAACCGGTTGCAGACTCCGTGACGATGGAGGTCTCGCCGGGAACCAATAGTGAACGTGTCCGGCTCAAACAGGGAGCAATCTCCGGCGAGAACTCCGTTCAGTTCGAAGTCATCGACACCGACACCCGAGAAACGATCACGCGGAAAACAGTAGAACTCGATTTGCTCTTCGGAGACGACGATATGGGATTCGACGTCTAA
- the pglX gene encoding BREX-1 system adenine-specific DNA-methyltransferase PglX: MAVRDPLISMSTTHGQPGLSSDQRSTIRSTILRTRHTLEDELRRQLERYGIYENKRLPLEDLSHLSAEDRHTRRTLDAAIERELESTEGDLERSITNYVREATKTYLNRFVALKTIEVRGLVEETITERPEYGNRSYMHHTVAEIAGELTNAPDDGFGAALDLAYQEIGAEIRMIFEESEHSAIDLDAQVREEVLDELDAIDDEVWERDEALGWVYQYFGEEEREEIDDRVDEENYKIAGTDIATKTQLFTPRYIVEWMVDNSLGRTWLEMQGERTNIDDEENCFYLAPLEDSLIDRETKAVEDITVLDPACGSGHMLFYAFDVLYQMYLEEGEVPEEYIPREILRHNLYGIDIDSGAAQIAALSLYLKAKEESPDVTIPRLNIVSADAVLINGDRKQEVLERARSELEEEILEQIWRSFDNIREFGSLVRVEERIDEILEKHKDAIQASGQVKFTQEGSFATQSSFVSGEGEEESWEQVKDRLLEEVGELASEALDRNDPIEEMFAEEVGKSVEILDLLVHEYEVVVSNPPYLSSGKMGEVLKQFVKDNYIGSRDLYTAFIERNSEFVVENGYVSMITMETFMYQYSYRKMRPELLKKMNFVDVAHLENRDQGYMNVCFSMRKYSGKNRVSSRFNRLVNLEDKIEGLQAITEANRKGASRSDVFLIEQDSFEELNGHPFTYWLGNEVLSIYSDYSSISSKAEVLRGLDTGDDERFVRKYWEISPSDYNNWKSYLLSPTDLLYHEPVRKKVLWGDDGSEIKEAESSIVPSEDYFFKPGLIFRRWGDNYNVKLLPADCIASKSPGIYPDESVDTHYLLGYLNSSLVRYIMKALNPSLNFGVTDTEQIPVKFAPSTDDISKLAQEGANKQEELQRLDEINEEFDPDQFMRTFMRGSYRFDTEMLSADIEVTHGLIDYRVFEEYDISDSTIDLIYNDVPLNIANYNHIANAGELDLEKNEFRAEIQTEELSEEEYKSIVDEIDNHKEQSLREISETLEISPYSVAMIRRDFDLYTDDEKESSASRLLSYYLGCAMGRWSLGGLNPATDGIIPFGSSYDGSVMDAMRECIKETSTKENAEEIESEIKQLLGRDVEEWLRNRFFRYHHCKEYRRRGQRIPIYWQLASPDGAFSCFVYYHEIDSNTLPKLRGQYLDPRINELENELETLNAQTKGENPKKELLKRKEEVQNDLEDVREFRETIDEMIDDGVTVDVEKGIWENVKEWDQYEVLETGLPKLKSSYSR, encoded by the coding sequence GTGGCAGTACGCGACCCTCTGATATCCATGTCCACGACACACGGTCAACCCGGTCTCTCGTCGGATCAGCGCTCGACCATCCGAAGCACCATCCTTAGAACTCGTCATACGCTCGAAGACGAACTTAGACGCCAGCTCGAAAGGTACGGCATATACGAGAACAAGCGACTCCCGCTCGAAGACCTGTCTCACCTCTCCGCAGAAGACCGTCACACTCGACGGACGCTGGATGCCGCTATCGAACGGGAACTCGAATCCACGGAAGGTGATCTGGAGCGGTCGATCACCAACTACGTCCGCGAAGCAACGAAGACATACCTCAACCGGTTTGTCGCGCTGAAGACCATCGAGGTTCGCGGACTCGTTGAGGAAACCATCACCGAGCGCCCGGAGTACGGCAACCGGTCGTATATGCACCACACCGTGGCCGAAATCGCCGGCGAGCTAACCAACGCTCCTGACGACGGCTTCGGTGCTGCACTCGACCTGGCGTACCAGGAGATCGGTGCGGAGATCCGGATGATCTTCGAGGAATCCGAACACAGCGCCATCGACCTTGACGCCCAAGTTCGAGAAGAGGTTCTCGACGAACTGGACGCAATTGACGACGAAGTTTGGGAGAGAGACGAAGCACTGGGCTGGGTGTACCAGTACTTCGGTGAGGAAGAACGTGAAGAGATCGACGACCGCGTCGATGAAGAGAACTACAAAATCGCTGGGACAGACATCGCTACGAAGACCCAGCTGTTTACTCCCCGGTACATCGTCGAGTGGATGGTCGATAACTCACTCGGGCGAACGTGGCTCGAAATGCAGGGTGAACGAACGAATATCGACGATGAAGAGAATTGCTTCTACCTCGCCCCGTTGGAAGATTCCCTGATTGATCGAGAGACAAAGGCAGTTGAGGACATAACGGTGCTTGACCCTGCTTGTGGCAGCGGTCACATGCTCTTCTATGCGTTCGATGTGCTCTATCAGATGTATTTAGAAGAGGGTGAAGTTCCTGAGGAATACATCCCACGCGAGATTCTTCGACACAACCTCTACGGGATCGATATCGATTCTGGTGCAGCACAGATCGCGGCGTTGTCCTTATATCTAAAAGCCAAGGAGGAATCTCCTGATGTGACGATTCCTCGGTTGAACATTGTCTCCGCAGATGCGGTGCTAATCAACGGCGACCGTAAGCAGGAGGTCTTAGAAAGAGCACGTTCGGAGCTAGAGGAAGAAATCTTAGAGCAGATCTGGCGGAGCTTCGACAATATTCGGGAATTCGGTAGTCTCGTGAGGGTAGAAGAACGGATTGACGAAATTCTTGAAAAACACAAGGATGCCATTCAGGCGTCGGGTCAAGTGAAGTTCACCCAAGAGGGATCGTTTGCAACACAGAGCTCCTTCGTATCTGGGGAAGGTGAAGAAGAATCGTGGGAACAAGTCAAGGATCGATTATTGGAGGAGGTTGGTGAACTCGCGTCTGAAGCCCTTGACAGAAATGATCCAATTGAGGAAATGTTCGCAGAGGAAGTCGGAAAAAGTGTAGAAATACTTGACTTATTGGTTCATGAATATGAGGTTGTTGTATCAAATCCCCCCTATCTGAGTAGTGGGAAAATGGGCGAGGTTCTCAAGCAATTTGTGAAAGATAACTATATCGGGAGCCGTGATTTATACACTGCATTTATTGAAAGAAACAGTGAATTTGTTGTTGAAAATGGATATGTGTCAATGATTACGATGGAGACATTTATGTATCAATATAGCTATAGGAAGATGCGGCCCGAGCTCTTGAAGAAAATGAACTTCGTAGATGTTGCTCATCTTGAAAACCGTGATCAAGGGTATATGAATGTCTGTTTCTCGATGAGAAAATATTCCGGAAAGAACCGCGTTTCGTCAAGGTTCAACCGACTTGTGAATCTGGAGGACAAGATCGAAGGCTTACAGGCAATTACGGAAGCGAATCGTAAGGGTGCATCACGATCAGATGTGTTTTTGATAGAACAAGATTCATTTGAAGAACTAAATGGACACCCATTCACTTACTGGTTGGGTAACGAAGTTCTTTCCATATACTCAGATTATTCAAGTATCTCTTCAAAGGCTGAAGTTCTGAGGGGACTAGACACCGGTGATGATGAACGCTTTGTCCGAAAGTACTGGGAGATCAGTCCATCTGATTATAACAATTGGAAATCGTATCTCCTGAGTCCAACGGATCTTCTGTACCATGAGCCAGTAAGAAAGAAGGTGCTTTGGGGGGACGACGGAAGCGAAATCAAGGAGGCAGAAAGTAGTATTGTACCAAGTGAAGATTACTTCTTTAAACCAGGGCTGATCTTCCGCCGATGGGGAGATAATTATAATGTAAAATTGCTCCCCGCAGATTGTATAGCTAGCAAGAGTCCGGGGATATATCCAGACGAATCCGTTGATACTCACTATCTTTTAGGGTATCTCAATTCATCCCTAGTAAGGTATATAATGAAGGCATTAAACCCAAGCCTGAATTTCGGGGTCACTGACACAGAACAAATACCAGTCAAATTTGCTCCGTCTACGGACGATATTTCAAAACTTGCTCAGGAAGGTGCGAACAAGCAGGAAGAGCTCCAGAGGTTAGATGAGATTAATGAAGAGTTTGACCCAGATCAATTTATGAGAACTTTCATGCGAGGTTCTTATAGATTTGATACTGAAATGCTATCTGCCGATATAGAGGTGACACACGGATTGATCGACTATCGTGTTTTTGAGGAATATGATATTTCAGACTCTACTATCGATCTGATCTATAATGATGTGCCTCTAAACATCGCAAATTACAACCACATAGCAAATGCAGGAGAACTTGATCTAGAAAAGAATGAGTTTCGGGCAGAGATCCAAACAGAAGAACTGTCCGAAGAAGAGTACAAATCAATTGTAGATGAAATAGACAACCACAAAGAACAAAGCTTACGCGAGATATCCGAGACTCTCGAAATATCTCCCTATTCGGTTGCGATGATCCGGAGAGATTTTGACCTTTATACTGATGATGAAAAAGAGTCTTCCGCCAGTCGCCTTCTTTCCTATTATCTTGGGTGTGCTATGGGACGTTGGAGCCTCGGTGGTCTCAATCCGGCTACGGACGGAATAATTCCCTTTGGTAGTTCATATGATGGTAGTGTGATGGATGCGATGAGAGAGTGTATCAAAGAAACCTCGACAAAAGAAAACGCAGAGGAAATAGAATCTGAGATTAAACAACTCTTAGGGCGTGATGTGGAAGAGTGGCTCCGAAATCGATTCTTCCGATATCATCACTGTAAGGAGTATCGACGTCGAGGTCAACGAATTCCGATCTATTGGCAATTAGCGAGCCCTGATGGAGCTTTCAGTTGTTTTGTGTATTACCACGAGATCGACTCCAACACGCTCCCCAAACTTCGCGGACAGTATCTAGACCCACGTATTAACGAACTCGAAAACGAACTTGAAACCTTGAATGCTCAGACGAAAGGTGAGAACCCAAAGAAGGAGCTTCTCAAAAGGAAAGAGGAGGTCCAGAACGACCTTGAAGACGTCAGGGAGTTCCGTGAGACCATCGACGAGATGATCGACGATGGCGTCACTGTCGATGTTGAGAAGGGAATCTGGGAAAATGTCAAAGAATGGGACCAGTACGAAGTTCTCGAAACCGGACTTCCAAAGCTAAAATCGAGCTATTCGAGGTAA
- the brxC gene encoding BREX system P-loop protein BrxC, whose amino-acid sequence MSDTTTSHQIHEIFYRPINRKIDRVVKVDNDDPSVVKKELEEYILTPQLERHFSDALEAIIDTEHAQTEDVGMWVSGFFGSGKSHYMKILGHILENREFEDTHAAEMFRDRIEGNEMLDGAVSSVTQKFDSEVLMFQIGAKADASGSESITEIIHREFNISRGYASMPWVAQMEQELESRGVYDEFVDAIEANTGKDWTEARKDAMFVRSDMETALVEATDEFDDEDDAARAIDDVQDNVLINASTLAEDIVDYVEQREAETGDNCRYFVFIDEISQFIGDDGQLLLELQSIVEEFGQKGKGKVFLGVTSQEQLQQLIPGVLEKEAEESKVIDRFPHRFDLTSENLDKVVRDRVLSKKGEFRGILGNLYDQHEGILSARYKLDSSQSLKPITEENFIDCYPFLPYQLDILPEMFKALGKGSDDQLAGSERTLIDVTQSVLKDEDHLYNDELGALVTLDMIFDEISNDIPSSDVKSIREARPKDADPEIARRVLKSLYLLQQLPWIPNTADNIATSLQTELGPTQQLEGDVEETLDALVDAGYVGRSEEGYRFLRETERELENEIKGIEVGPGDIRRSSKRFLNDILDETSRVNYQGKTFQVNLSIDGEEITSKGYIDLKTYSPIYQRYEDLDPDGLKTQSFSEDGTLYWIADNEKQHDIYEKLKSIFQINTVVKEKRGNELSQEEQEALGQKQEDLQRLRNEVEREFKRSFQRGVLIYNGDTEEFDTTSTSLTSLVARKTDNAIPKVFTSFKHGSATVKDRHIEQIFGDLSGSSNPSVFSDLGVVQDGELIAEARISSEVEDEIQRREKAGESRTGSDLIDHFAEPPYGWSREVVRLAAAVLFRNGSIIPTYKERTYGTYTEDGAQELFTQVTKFKSTSFDERETVDIDTRTNAKQLLDRLFDRKVKSTDQAVDEGIREEANEWVSTTSTLLSQLRRVDFPLTDDVEQFQTRLKNLLQQPTSAKRIKQFVEFENELESLTKTAKDVAEFCGENGDENRLKEYETIQRFITTEWESLVDEADDHAALVDVSDDARDAADRVKNTLDTEGVISQWNNVKTDYRAAAEAFTATYEALYEKRHDTYTNSIDSVKAYAGSDIDESDLDSALSDLTERQGDGSVDLDISNKDHINPDPSLTRLIEHIQTVDAYESGAKTKIDDLDDDDDDGTVRESVDIDDIFGSVVVTDPEDIDAPISELRGEIESLLDQDGDVEIRFR is encoded by the coding sequence ATGAGTGACACTACCACATCACACCAGATTCACGAGATCTTCTACCGGCCGATCAATCGGAAGATTGACCGGGTCGTCAAAGTCGATAACGACGATCCAAGCGTCGTCAAGAAGGAGCTCGAAGAGTACATCCTCACGCCACAGCTCGAACGGCACTTCTCGGACGCGTTAGAGGCCATCATCGATACGGAACACGCACAGACCGAAGACGTCGGGATGTGGGTCTCCGGATTCTTCGGCTCGGGGAAGAGCCACTACATGAAAATCCTCGGGCACATCCTCGAAAACCGTGAGTTCGAGGATACACACGCTGCCGAGATGTTCCGGGATCGAATCGAGGGCAACGAGATGCTCGACGGAGCGGTCTCGTCTGTCACCCAGAAGTTCGATTCCGAGGTGCTGATGTTCCAGATCGGCGCGAAAGCCGACGCATCCGGGAGCGAATCCATCACGGAGATCATCCACCGCGAGTTCAACATCTCCCGTGGCTACGCCTCGATGCCCTGGGTCGCGCAAATGGAGCAGGAACTCGAATCACGCGGCGTGTACGACGAATTCGTCGACGCTATCGAAGCGAACACCGGGAAAGACTGGACGGAAGCCCGCAAGGACGCCATGTTCGTCCGGTCGGACATGGAGACCGCATTAGTCGAGGCCACCGATGAGTTCGACGATGAAGACGATGCGGCCCGCGCAATCGACGACGTTCAGGACAACGTTCTGATCAACGCGTCCACGCTCGCCGAAGACATCGTGGACTACGTCGAACAGCGGGAAGCCGAGACCGGCGACAACTGTCGGTACTTCGTGTTCATCGACGAGATCTCGCAGTTCATCGGCGACGACGGGCAACTGCTCTTGGAACTCCAGAGCATCGTCGAGGAATTCGGGCAGAAAGGCAAAGGCAAGGTCTTCCTCGGAGTCACCTCACAGGAACAACTCCAGCAACTCATCCCCGGTGTCTTGGAGAAAGAAGCCGAGGAGTCGAAAGTCATCGACCGGTTCCCGCACCGATTCGATCTCACCTCCGAGAACCTCGACAAGGTCGTCCGCGACCGCGTCCTCAGCAAAAAAGGCGAATTCAGAGGCATTCTCGGCAATCTGTACGACCAGCACGAGGGTATCCTGTCCGCGAGATACAAACTCGACTCCAGTCAGAGCCTGAAGCCGATTACCGAGGAGAACTTCATCGACTGCTACCCGTTCCTTCCCTACCAACTCGATATCCTTCCGGAGATGTTCAAGGCTCTCGGGAAAGGCTCGGACGACCAGCTGGCAGGGAGTGAACGCACACTGATCGATGTCACCCAGAGCGTCCTCAAGGACGAGGACCACCTCTACAACGACGAACTCGGGGCACTCGTCACGCTGGACATGATCTTCGACGAGATCAGCAACGACATCCCCAGCAGTGACGTCAAATCGATCCGCGAGGCGCGACCGAAAGATGCCGATCCGGAAATCGCACGACGTGTCCTCAAGTCGCTCTATCTCCTTCAGCAGCTTCCGTGGATTCCGAACACGGCCGACAACATTGCGACGTCACTCCAGACGGAGCTCGGCCCCACGCAGCAACTGGAAGGTGACGTCGAAGAGACGCTGGATGCACTCGTCGACGCCGGGTACGTCGGTCGGAGCGAAGAAGGCTACCGGTTCCTCCGTGAGACTGAGCGGGAACTCGAAAACGAAATCAAAGGGATCGAAGTCGGCCCGGGCGACATCCGGCGCTCGTCCAAACGCTTCCTGAACGACATCCTCGACGAAACGTCCCGCGTCAACTACCAGGGGAAGACGTTCCAGGTAAACCTGAGCATCGACGGCGAAGAAATCACGTCGAAGGGCTACATCGACCTCAAAACGTACTCGCCGATCTACCAGCGGTACGAGGACCTCGACCCGGACGGTCTGAAAACGCAGAGCTTCAGCGAGGACGGCACGCTGTATTGGATCGCCGACAACGAGAAACAGCACGACATCTACGAGAAGCTTAAGTCGATCTTCCAGATCAACACCGTCGTTAAAGAAAAGCGTGGCAACGAACTCAGCCAGGAGGAACAAGAAGCCCTCGGCCAGAAGCAGGAAGACCTCCAGCGCCTCCGCAACGAGGTCGAACGCGAGTTCAAACGCAGCTTCCAGCGTGGGGTTCTCATTTACAACGGCGACACAGAGGAGTTCGACACAACGAGCACCTCCCTCACTTCACTCGTCGCCCGAAAGACGGACAACGCTATCCCGAAGGTCTTCACCAGCTTCAAACACGGCTCCGCGACGGTCAAAGACCGACACATCGAGCAGATATTCGGCGACCTCAGCGGATCGTCGAACCCGTCAGTCTTCTCCGATCTGGGTGTTGTGCAGGACGGCGAACTCATCGCCGAAGCCCGCATCTCCTCAGAAGTCGAAGACGAGATCCAACGCCGTGAGAAGGCAGGCGAATCCCGTACCGGAAGCGACCTGATCGACCACTTCGCCGAACCGCCGTACGGGTGGAGCCGCGAAGTCGTCAGGCTCGCCGCGGCTGTGCTCTTCCGCAACGGCTCGATCATCCCGACGTACAAGGAACGAACCTACGGGACGTACACGGAAGACGGCGCACAGGAGCTGTTCACCCAGGTCACGAAGTTCAAGTCCACTTCCTTCGACGAGCGCGAGACCGTCGACATCGACACGCGAACGAACGCCAAGCAGCTCCTCGACCGCCTGTTCGACCGCAAGGTCAAATCCACGGACCAAGCCGTCGATGAAGGCATCCGAGAGGAGGCCAACGAGTGGGTCTCGACCACCAGCACACTCCTCTCGCAGCTCCGGCGGGTAGACTTCCCGCTCACGGACGACGTCGAGCAGTTCCAAACCAGACTGAAGAACCTACTCCAGCAGCCCACGTCGGCCAAGCGCATCAAGCAGTTCGTCGAGTTCGAGAACGAACTTGAAAGCCTCACCAAAACCGCAAAAGACGTCGCCGAGTTCTGCGGTGAGAACGGCGACGAAAACCGACTGAAAGAGTACGAGACGATACAGCGATTCATCACGACCGAGTGGGAATCGCTCGTCGACGAGGCGGATGATCACGCTGCACTCGTGGACGTCAGCGACGACGCGCGTGACGCCGCCGACCGCGTCAAGAACACGCTGGACACCGAGGGGGTCATCAGCCAGTGGAACAACGTCAAGACGGACTATCGAGCCGCAGCAGAAGCCTTCACCGCGACCTACGAAGCGCTGTACGAGAAACGGCACGACACGTACACAAACTCCATCGACTCGGTGAAAGCATACGCCGGCTCCGACATCGACGAGAGCGATCTCGACTCGGCGCTGTCGGACCTGACGGAACGGCAAGGCGACGGCTCGGTCGATCTGGACATCTCGAACAAGGACCACATCAATCCGGACCCCTCGCTCACTCGCCTCATCGAACACATCCAGACCGTCGACGCGTACGAGAGCGGGGCGAAAACCAAAATCGACGACCTGGACGATGACGACGACGATGGAACGGTCCGCGAGAGCGTCGACATCGACGACATCTTCGGAAGCGTCGTCGTGACTGACCCCGAAGACATCGACGCACCAATCAGCGAACTACGGGGAGAGATTGAGTCGCTCCTCGATCAAGACGGTGACGTAGAGATTCGGTTCCGGTAA
- a CDS encoding BREX protein BrxB domain-containing protein yields MLSDFQARLEEVERLVRDDRDEVGKRAGVPFIVFTYDPGDEIEVDEEVRNLIEKLDYHDQTVAGIDMRELVFSILEDRGILENVIHLERRDRDRLLDGLKSSLLDDGEMGQLASAIATAAEDADTVIIYRMGILYPFASASTLMGQLETNTPDDTPIVFCYPAKVDDKSLRFLDESEGTYYRARVIGHE; encoded by the coding sequence ATGCTTTCTGACTTTCAGGCACGGCTCGAAGAAGTAGAACGACTCGTCAGAGATGATCGAGACGAAGTCGGAAAGCGCGCTGGGGTCCCCTTCATCGTCTTCACCTACGACCCCGGTGACGAAATCGAAGTCGACGAAGAGGTTCGAAACCTCATCGAGAAACTGGATTACCACGACCAAACCGTCGCAGGAATCGATATGCGCGAACTGGTCTTCAGCATCCTCGAAGACCGCGGTATCTTGGAGAACGTGATCCATCTCGAACGTCGGGATCGAGACCGTTTACTCGACGGACTGAAATCGTCGCTTCTTGATGATGGCGAGATGGGGCAGTTAGCGTCCGCCATCGCAACGGCTGCAGAAGACGCTGACACGGTGATTATCTACCGGATGGGTATTCTGTACCCGTTCGCCAGTGCCTCCACACTCATGGGTCAATTAGAGACGAATACACCGGACGACACGCCCATCGTGTTCTGCTACCCGGCGAAAGTCGATGACAAGAGCTTAAGATTCCTCGATGAATCTGAAGGAACATATTACCGCGCAAGGGTGATCGGACATGAGTGA